Genomic window (Cohaesibacter intestini):
GCATGATCTGATGGATTACGCGATTGCCCTCAAGTCAGCCGGTGACATTGTGGCACGACGGCTGCTCCCGCTTGCTCAGGAAAAGAACCAGTCAAACCTCCGCTTTTCAAAAGAAGGGCGCTCCGAACTGGTGTATCTGCATGAAAAAGCCTTGGCCAATATGTCCTTGGCATCCAACGTGCTGATTTCCAGTGATTTGGAAAGCGCCCGCCTGCTGGTGGCGGAAAAGGGAGATGTGACACGCTACGAACGCCTGAGCCGTCGCTCCCACCTCAAACGTCTTTCCAACGGCAAAGCCTTGTCGTTTGAAAGCAGCGACATCCATCTGGAGACCCTGCGCGCCCTGCAGGACTTCAACAGCCAGATTGCCAGCATCGCCTATCCGATCCTTTATCAAAAGGGACAATTGCTCGAGACGCGCCTGATCGAAAATCTGCACGACAATACGCGCCACATGACTGGAGAAAGCTCTTAAACACCGCAACGCATCTGTGCGGTCAGCAGGACGGAGCACAGGAGCGTCGCGCCCTCTGGTCAGCTCAAATCGGTCGAAGAGTGTTTTTTCGCGGCACTCTTCGGCTGGTATCGTTGCTTTGCTTCCCTACCCCTGCCCTGAAGCCCCCGGCTATTCCCGGCAATCCGAGCCGTTCTTAGCGGCTGCTCGCTTCAACCCCGGTCAGCCTTTCCCGCAGAAAGTCGATCATGACACGGACCTTGTTTGGCAGATAGGACCGGGACGGATAGAGCGCCCAAGCGGCGGTGTCAAATTCGGTCGCCGCGCATTCATAATCGGGCAGCAGATTGACCAGCCTGCCTGTCGCAATATCGGGCCCGACCAGCCAGTCGGGCAGAAGAGCCGGTCCAAGATCATCCAGCACCGCATGGCGCAAGGACAGGGCGTTGGATATCACGATAGAACCAGAAATCGGCACCTCGACAATCTCCATCCCCGCCTGCCGAAATCGCCATTTCGTGCGATAGTCTGGCAGCGCAAAACAGAGACAGGCATGATCGCGAAGGTCTTCAGGCCGCTCGACCGCAGGATGGTTGGCCACATAATCGGGTGAAGCGCAGACAATATAGCGCGTCTTCATCAATCGCGTGCTGATCAGATCGCCTGCCGGCGCTGGGGCAAGACGGATTGCCAGATCGATATTGTTGGCGACCAGATCAATATTGGCGTCTATCGGCAAAAGCTCCAAAGCGATATCAGGATATCGTTGCGTGAATGCCTTGAGATAGGGAACCACGCAGACATGAGCAAAGGAGACAGACGTGGTCATTTTCAGGATCCCCCGAGGTCCCTTGACCACATTGCGAGCCTCCTCCTGTGCCCGGTCGAACTCTTCCAGCAACGGGATAATCCGCGCAATATAGTTGGCCCCTTCCTCTGTGGTCGACAAGATTCGCGTTGACCGCTGGAACAGCCGCAATCCCAGCCCGGCCTCGACGTTGGCC
Coding sequences:
- a CDS encoding LysR family transcriptional regulator, with the translated sequence MDLSALKIVTLVARHGSFAAAARVLDVDPSSVSRTVANVEAGLGLRLFQRSTRILSTTEEGANYIARIIPLLEEFDRAQEEARNVVKGPRGILKMTTSVSFAHVCVVPYLKAFTQRYPDIALELLPIDANIDLVANNIDLAIRLAPAPAGDLISTRLMKTRYIVCASPDYVANHPAVERPEDLRDHACLCFALPDYRTKWRFRQAGMEIVEVPISGSIVISNALSLRHAVLDDLGPALLPDWLVGPDIATGRLVNLLPDYECAATEFDTAAWALYPSRSYLPNKVRVMIDFLRERLTGVEASSR